ACAAAGGAAACATGTGCAGCAGGTTAGCCTTTTCATCATTGATGAACTCCACTTAATTGGAGGTCAAGGTGGTCCTGTTTTAGAAGTCATTGTTTCGAGGATGAGATATATTGCTAGTCAGGTTGAAAACAAGATTCGTATTGTGGCATTGTCTACCTCTCTTGCAAATGCCAAGGATCTAGGAGAATGGATTGGAGCTACTTCCCATGGTCTCTTCAATTTTCCCCCCGGCGTTCGTCCTGTACCTTTGGAAATACACATTCAAGGTGTAGACATTGCTAATTTTGAGGCAAGGATGCAAGCAATGACAAAACCAACTTATACTGCAATTGTTCAGCACGCCAAGAATGCAAAACCTGCTCTTGTATTTGTGCCTACAAGGAAGCATGTGCAGCTGACAGCTGTGGATCTGATTACATACTCGAGTGCAGACGGTGCAGAGAAGCCATTCTTATTGCGGTCCTCAGAAGAGCTTGAACCTTTTCTTGACAAGATTAGTGATGCAATGTTGAAAGAAACATTACAAGGCGGAGTGGGATACTTGCATGAGGGCTTAAACAATCTGGATTATGATATTGTGACCCAACTGTTTGAAGCTGGCTGGATTCAGGTGTGTGTTTTGAGTAGTTCTATGTGTTGGGGAGTGACATTGTCGGCTCACTTGGTAGTTGTGATGGGTACACAGTATTACGATGGGCGTGAAAATGCACAGTCAGATTACCCTGTTACTGATCTTCTGCAGATGATGGGTCATGCCAGCCGGCCTTTGGTAGATAATTCTGGGAAATGTGTCATCTTGTGTCATGCACCCCGGAAAGAATACTataagaaatttttatatgaaGCTTTCCCTGTTGAGAGCCACCTTCATCACTTCTTGCATGATAACCTGAATGCTGAAATTGTTGCTGGGGTTATTGAGAATAAGCAAGATGCTGTAGATTATCTCACATGGACATTCATGTACAGGCGTCTCACACAAAATCCCAACTATTACAATCTACAAGGAGTTAGTCACAGACATCTTTCTGATCACCTTTCAGAGCTTGTGGAAAATACATTAAGTGATTTGGAAGCGAGCAAGTGTGTTCTCATCGAGGATGACATGGATCTTTCTCCACTCAATCTTGGTATGATTGCTTCATATTATTACATCAGTTACACAACAATTGAGCGGTTTTCGTCATCATTGACTTCAAAGACAAAAATGAAGGGTCTTTTGGAGGTTCTGTCTTCAGCTTCTGAGTATGCTCAGCTTCCAATACGACCCGGGGAGGAAGAGGTGGTTCGCAGATTAATTAATCACCAAAGGTTTTCCTTTGAAAACCCGAGAGTCACAGACCCACATGTTAAAGCTAATGCTTTGCTGCAGGCCCACTTCTCAAGGCAATTTGTCGGGGGAAATCTTGCACTGGACCAGAGGGAGGTTCTTCTTTGTGCAAATAGATTGCTTCAGTCAATGGTAGATGTAATATCAAGTAATGGTTGGCTAAGCTTGGCTCTTCTGGCCATGGAAGTTAGTCAAATGGTTACTCAAGGAATGTGGGAACGTGACTCCATGCTATTACAACTTCCTCACTTTACTAAGGATCTGGCTAAGAAATGCCAGGAGAACCCAGGGAAGAGTATAGAAACTGTGTTTGATTTATTAGAGATGGACGATGATGAAAGGCGGGAGTTGTTGGGCATGTCAGATTCCCAGTTGTTTGATATTGCCAGATTTTGTAATCGTTTCCCCAATATTGATTTGTCATATGAGGTGATAGACAGTGACGACGTGCGGGCTGGGGAAGATGTCACAATACAAGTCGCTCTCGAACGGGATCAGGCAGAAGTAGGACCTGTTGATGCTCCCAGGTATCCAAAATCCAAGGAGGAGGGATGGTGGCTTGTTGTTGGTGACACCAAAAACAACTTGTTGCTTGCCATTAAACGGGTTTCGCTTCAGCGGAAGCTAAAAGCCAAACTGGAGTTTGCTGCTCCTGCTGATGCTGGAAAGAAATCCTATACCCTTTACTTCATGTGCGATTCATACCTGGGCTGTGATCAGGAGTATGCTTTTTCCATTGATGTCAAAGCAGCAGGGGCTGCTGATTTAGATAGCAGTAGAGAATGAAGAGGTAGATTGCTTTTCCCTTTGCCATATGCTAAACTTCTAGTTGAATGTTTGATGGGATCATCTTATTTGATAAAACACTTGTCAACAATATCTTGCCAGATGTCATGAGTTGATGTGTGtgtgttgttttgttttgttgagAGGTTCTAATTAATTAGGTTTGTGGATGTCACTTGGATTAGTTAAATTAATGCATACTGCTGAAATAGTACGATATTCTAATGCCATGTGTGTTTTACAAGTAGTATTAACTGCTTATCTCTCTCTTTCACAATTAAATTGTCTGTTTGAGTGGTACATGAGAAGATTAATGtacaaaatattacaaaatactGTCGATTTGGAGCGGTACATTTAGAAGATCAATGTTTCCAGACAATGAAAGGGAGTATTTGGTTATTGGGTCATGGCATATTTAATAGAAGTAGCCTCATCATCCCCCTTACGAAAATGTCATCGTCATACTCTCGTATTGAACCCTTTTATTTGAATATTCTTTTGCGTGTTTGCTCTGAACCTTATGAAATCTCTATATCCTTAACAGTTTTATTAAGCACTCAAGCGGCAAATTTGAATGACAATGCTTCGGTTTTTTGGTAGTAATAGTgacaacatttttttttatctttattaacTTCTGCTTGTTGGTTTGGTGGCAATTTTGGTAGTAATAGTGACaaactcacttttcttttcttttctttcttttttttttttttttttttttggttcggGCTCAGGAGTAGCAAGTGAAGTAGATGTAGCGTTGCTTATTGGAACACAATTTTGCAGGCCAGTAACAAGTTGCAACACTAGGAAATGGAGTTTGGATAGGATGCTAAATTTGGACGCTTGAGCCCTTTATTGATTTAGTATTATAATTTTGAACTTTGGGATGAAAGGTGTCAATTTTGGGCTATTGCATCCAAGGATGATAGACCTGAATTTTCATTTTTGACCATTTTTATCCCATCTCATAATGCAGGTGAACTCTTATATTTTTGTTCGTGCATGTGGTTTCGGATAACTGCTAGTGTGGTAGTTAATCTTGTAACTCTAGTTTGTACAGATGTATTGCTATCTGAATATCGATGATTGTACTTTAcgaatttcttattttgcttTTATTTGTTTACATAATATATAGATTGTGACTCCAGGTATGGTCTATCGATGATAATGTTTTCAGACCAGCTTATCCAAGATTGGGGTTGAAGAAAATTAGGGTATATTTAGtttgattgatttatttttttatcgttattattttctgtttcaGTATTGTGGAAAAAAAAGTGTATTGACGGGTTTTAACggcgctttttatttttatttttatttttttttcttttggttaatGGATTGAACAACTCCCAATCCTAGATTACACAACACACCtattcacacacacacacactaaaGGTTCCATCACTACCCAGCTGTAGCTGGGATTCGAACTTGAGATGTGGCTTCTGTGAGGCCAACATATTGGCCATTGGTGCAATGCCTCGGCCACACGGcgctttttatttgaaatagtGGAGAAGAGCGTGTGTTTTGATGTGTTATAGAGTTGTGTATCACGAAATTGAATGGGTCCAAATGTAATGGTCCAATTAAATCCAAACAGGTGATGGATATGTTTTGAGCCCAATAATTTGTGATTAGCCTGACCCGTGtctatatagaaaaaaaaaagaagagactAGGCTTCCATATTTTTCAtgtccaaaaaataaaagattggggattaaataaaaaaccatgttggataattaatatatgataatGTTGCAAACTTGCAATTTGAATCGTAGTTGAAAAAATTTCGAACGGACCCTATGCTAGGTCGGTCCAGTCTGGACATTGGAGTGGATAAGGAACAAATTCGTGAGAACCCTTTTGACTCGGTTACGTTTTGTAAAAATTCGGTAAACCGGCGAGTTTGAGAAATATGGACGGCGCTGGCCGCTCACTTTGGTTTATCGCCACTGCATACTTGCCGTCTTCGCTGCGTTTCTCGTCGGATCCTCAGCATTGTGTGCTCACGAGTCGTGTCTCGTCTTTCTCTTCCGTCTTTGCTCTGTGCTCAGTCGCTTGCATATCGCTGCGCTTCTGCTGTTGAATGCTCGAGCTGTGTTTCCTGTAGCCATGTAGCATGTCGTCGTCTGCCATTACAGCACCAATGTCTAATGTGCTCCACTGCTTGTCTCTTGCCTTTCTTCTTGCAGTTATGCTTTCTGGTGAGTGCTCGCGTTTCGTCGTTCCACGCCTTCATCTCTCTCTCGTCTCTCTTCCGTGGTTGTTTGTTTCCTGAGCAGCTGCTCGTCGTCTACCTTCTGTCCTTGCAACATGTGAtgatttagtttttgttttaggTTTGATTCATTGATGTTATTGTTGtgaattttattgttaattGGTTTATGAATTGATTAGAAATAAATATGGCCATGGTTAAATTGAAATATTGAATTAGTTTATGAATATGAATATACAGAAATTTTGCTAATTATGAATGTGGTTTGATTGTTAAATATACAATGGTTTTGTTAATTGCTGAATCGGTTTATGAATTAGTTTCActgattataaattttgttgattgtttattgttgttgctgtaaTGATGTTGGTTTGTTTTGCTATTAgttgattgaattttttttataagattttaagATGGCTTCATTAGAAACACTGTCATCCCAAAAACATCATATGAAGATAGATACTACTTCTTGGACATAGTTTATAGGGAATGAATTTTCTcagttgttaaaaaaaaattgagagtgtaaaatataatctttaactttttattcttctctctctttcatatttatttttagtgtcacttataaaattaatggtgagagataatactttattatttcaattattaaaaaaaattgagatgatATATTTCCTAATTTATGGGTTGTTAATCTTAttgtatcaaattaaaatattattctaacagtactaattaattttatatctatttttatattagttatttttagagtTTGAGATTTAATTGTTGTTTAAATATCACTGAAAATAtgtatttcaattttaattttaagtcgttgactattttatatttttatttaaataaaattgaattaaccGGTTCAATTCGTAATTTACCAATTGAATcagaaatttaataatttgacCGGTTCGATCACTGAACCGGTTTTAACAACTATGATTTGAATCTGTTTTGTCGGCAAGTTAATTAAAagtggaaagaaaaagaaagagaggtgGATTAGGGTTTTGAATTGAATAATGAATACTACAAAACAGTATAATAGAAAAGAGTTGAGACGTTATTGCAACGGAGCAGCTGAGTTGAGCTAAGGAGCGCTTTGGTTTGATTTTGGGAGGGAAATTTTCTAAAACCCCCCAAAAATTGGACTCAAAATCTCGTCTCTTCTGAAATCTGAATCCATTGCATCGCTCTTCAACCTTCGCTCCCATATTTCCAGgtactctttctttctttctctcagCACAAACTTGGATTAAGAATCCTTTGTTCGTTTCCTCGTAGATCCTTTTTCATTGCAACTACTTTTTATTTGTTCTGAATTCATCTTCATCTCTTTATTGTCGCGGTTTCGATCCTTTTATATGCCTAATTGCAGCTCCAGATAGCTCATTCAAGTCAAAGTGTTCGTCTCTGATTCTTagctgaaaattttaatttcaacacAATTCTTTCCTCCTTTTATTCTCTGATTTCTTACACTTTACATGACACTTTTATTGTGTCATTTGCATTTGgatgcttctttcttcttcaagaaTTCTAGCTCTCTGATGAAAATGAACCAAATTTTGATACGTACTTTAATAATAGGGTTTTCAAATACTAAGCCCTTGCCTGTACCTTCATAAATTATGATTTTAGCTACCTTAGCTGCAAGGTAAATCTACTAGTTATATTGAATTCTGGGAATCCATATCCTTATCATGAATTTCTCAGCGAATTTTGTTTTAATGCAGCCGTTTTCTTTGTTTGCTTTTGCAGCTAGTAATTTGATTCTGCGAGATTAAGAATATAACATGAGCACCACAGTGCACAAAACTCCAAAGTCTGGTAGACAGACTTTGTTTTTCCAGGATTTAGCCTCGCCCGTTTCTGCCAGGAGAGGAAAGTTTTCAAGTCCGGGACAGGCAGCTGCAGTATCTGCTCTGTGGCGTGAGAATTTTGGTGGTTCGGACCTTCCACCTCCTCCTGTTTTCACCTTGGAAGACAGGTCAGATTTTTCTCCTGAATCAGGCTTACCGGATTACCAAATATCCCCGGAGTCTAAATCCAATATTAGGACTCCAGTTCAAGCTTCAAATAGAGAATTTTCAACTCCATTGAAAAGCAAATCCGAGGCCAGCACATCTTATGTGTTAAGAGGGGTGCAACAAAGCCAGCAGAGCTCACCAGGGTTGAGTTGGTGGTCACCCACAACTGCAAAGAGTGCCGGAGAACAAGATGAAAAGGGAAGGAGTTCACCAGTTGAGGGTGTGGTTCAGCCTGGTGCTCTTATAACTCTCCCTCCGCAGCTGGAAGTAGCAAGGCCAGAGGTTCAAAGGAATTCTTTGCCAGCTGGGAATCTCAATGAGGAAGAGTGGGTGACTGTTTATGGGTAATGGCCTATCTTACTTCAGCATTTAAGTCTTGACTATTGATTGTAGTACCTTAATCCTATTCCACTATATATATTTCATTGTGATTATGCACCTTATGCTGTTGCCATGTATGCAAAGAAAGCGtgaataaaataacataaattttcCTATGACACACAAAGAAAGCTGAATATGCTCTTGCACCTTTCAACGAGGCCCTGTCAAATTTGCAACTATGTTTTGGATGTTATTTCATTTATATGATGAGATCTAGTTTCTATATTGTATATACTGATATCATTTCGTTAACAAGTTCCTCCTGCAGATTTTCTCCAGGTGATACTAATTTGGTTTTAAGGGAGTTTGAAAAATGTGGtgaaattttgaaacatgttcCTGGTCCTAGAGATGCTAATTGGATGCATATTTTATATCAGGTGTGCGATCTTTCCCTTACTTGAACTTATTGATTAAATAGCAATAGTTGTgcatcaatcaatcaaaactATGCATACATACTGTTTTGATGAGATCAATGCATATGCAGAATCGTTCTGATTCCCAGAAAGCCCTTAACAAGAATGGAGTGCAGCTCAATGGAGTCCTAATAGTTGGTGTGAAACCCTTGGATCCCATGCAACGTCAAGCATTGGATGAACGGCTTAACCATCAGGGATTTATGCCCTTACCTCTACCGTCTGCTAGAAATTCAGAATCAAGTACGCTGAAAGCTTCATCTCGACCCTACTATCTGCAGAATGGCAACTCAAGTGCCCGGCAAACTGGAGGAGCCATTGCTTCTCCAACAAAATCATTGGTGTCCAAGATCATGGATTTGATGTTTGGAGTCTAGATGAGCTGTAATGATGGATCATACTATATCATTCTGTTTTGTTTTTAGCAATGAGTGACTCTTTCAGCTATACAAATGTTGTTAAGAAGTTTGGCATGCATTCTGGATTTGAGTTGGAATGTTTACTCTTTAGATGCTAGTGATTGGAATTTATTTCTTCATAATGTTTCATTCTTATTGGATAACTATAGGTCAAAGTCTTTGTAGCTATGTTTTTGGAATATCATATATTAACTACAGGTTCATCAATGGTTCTGTAAAGCTGGCCATACTCTAGGTATTTGAGATTACGGTGGTTCTGTTAAATGGTAAAAGGAATGAAAATTGTAGCCTCTAAAATCAAAGAGGATGCTGTATGTGagcttgtttcattatttctgtGATCCTTTCGAGTCGAATACTTTTGTCAACAGAATATGGAAAGTGTACTTAGATAATCTTTGGAGCtggttttttttctcttttggttAAAATCTTTTGCGCTTGTTTTGCATGGATACTTCTCACTTCTGTCAACAGGATATGGCTTCCAAAAACCCATTATAGATGCTGCATCCATTTTTAATTGCTCTAGTtctagtttcatattctaaaatctaaatttCGTAGGAAATATAATTTGAAGGTTTCAGCATTATCAGACAAAAGAATCCgtcacaaaaataaaatcagaCAAGAAACATCGTATAATTAAtacttttttcattattatctATACTAGCAAGGAACGTTAGCTATAGCAGCGGCCATATTCGAAAACCGCCACAGATGTGATGTTGGTTGTCGACCATTCTTTGACCAACTTAACTCATAACCGCCAATAATGGCCGCACGTTAGTACACTTGGCATTGATTTACCACCACTTTTTGGTTCTTCAACATCCATTCTTAATAAAGCATGCCACATCTATTTAAGTGTGTGATTCTCTTCATCATGCTGTGTACCACAGCTGCGAGGGACTATCTATGGCATTTAAtttgcacttagacttatgCAACTTCTGAATGTTAATTTGCTTTGTTTTTTGCAGTATTTGAGTATGAGAATGACTCAGTTGAGTCAGTTCTAGGTGTGGAGAAATGGGACTACTTTCACTGCGATGCAATTGACTCATTCAAGTTATATGGATtttgtattgtatttaattatttatttatgatcatGCCTTGAGTTTCTCTCATTCAAGTTTCTTTTTTCCTCTTTGTGCTGAACTATTTTATTAGCTTAGACATTGTTAGTTAATTAGAACATTCAGCTTTCGACTTTACTTGGTGCTTCTAATCACAGAATATTCCACTGCTTGAGGTGTATAtttcaaaacaaagaaagttTTAAGCAAATAAATTTGAAGACTAGGAAGGAGTAAAACTGAAGCCCTGCATAGACCAAATAGAAAAATGCATTGTATTAGTTTATTGAGAGTTCCTTTTCACCTCCTTGTCATGGCAAACAACACAGTCCTATATCATGATCAGGGGCTGaaatggatattttttttttgtttggggTCTCGTGCTCCTTCGAAAAACTATCAGGGATCGGGATGGGATTTCCTCGGCCAATGTTCAACCTGCATCACACTAAGACCAATGAAGATTGTCCCAAGAGAGCCACAACCAAGTGCTATCAGCATAACAGATAACCATTGCATCCCTTCACTATGTGGCAAGATAACCCATGTTGCTGTAACATAAACACTTGCCATAAATGCAATAGCCACCCACATAACCTTGTGAGCTATACTCAATAGTCTCATATGTGGTTTCCTCTTAAAAGGAATGATACTAACAAGAACAATGACTATAGATAGAGAAGTGAATAGTGCTATGCTGTTGCTTATTGCAAAGACCTTAAAAGCTGTTGTATTACTCACCATTTACTTCCCCTTCATTGGCCCTTCTTGGTATACACCACCAGGAGGAGCAATACCAATTACCAGCAGCAAAGGTCACAGTTGCAATCAAACAGCAACTAATATGATGGTGTTTCTTGCATTCAGTAATGCCTCTTTGTGCATCTCCATGTGATTACTCCTTTTAGCATAATAAAGTTGATTCAgattttccattttcttttggcTCTGATGCTTATGTTTCCCTAATTATAATACACATAATGAAAAACCAAGTTTAATTAATATATCTCAACACAAGTTATGCTACATTTAATTGtacattactattattattattattattattattattattattcataaatgATATTATCTATTTCTTAATTATTGTCtctgaaaaagaatttaatgcttttagaaaataattattCCCAAACTCAAAACAAACATATCGAGGTTCATGAATATATATTGGATAACTGTGTAgatccaaataaataaataaataaaataaaataaataacttaagaCTCTGtttttgtgtgtttctctcCAGAAGACTGTTTGATACCTGGCAGCAGCAAAGGCATATGCATGCATGAAGATTGACTACGTGTAAAACATTGAAGAAAAGTGTTGCCAACAATGGCTTTCCACACCAGAACAAACGTtaaaaaacatataataataattgatattaaaatacatCCTTTATTTGCCATGTCTATATGACGCAACCCAAATATatccttttaaaaaatacttaagaGTCGGTTTGTGGACTCAATGAGTATATATAAGGACCCCCCAAAAGCTTGTAtaaatacttatttatttatttttatgaatttaattaacCGACAAAGATTagttaagttaattaattaaatcctTAAATTCTCAAATTTTGTAACAATATTCAACATAAGAGAAGCATCCTGGCAATTATATGAAGATATGTATTCTTTACCTTGACTagttatattaaatattgagaCATACAACCATAAATTGGTGCAAGTGTTTTATGTAGACAAAATTTAGTTTACTTTGAATATTATCCGAAATTGAAGGAATACTATAAGCAACGATGCTGGTATATTCCAcaacaaataattatattataatattaattattacgTAATATATATTAATGGCGATTCGCGATACGAAGATTCCGAACTGCTATCACAAATTCTATATGGACGTAGTCACCAAAAAAGTTACAAATGCATATTTGTTTGGTAACTAAGAATTTGGAAATCATAAGTTGCAACAAGCTCCAAAATGAAAAGTTGGGTGATACCTATAAACATACTTCGACTAATACTTAATTGATTTTAGGCAATTATTTTTCAAGTATTTATAGAAATAAGCAATTAAGGTTATTAGGGTTCATGCGTAGTTATGGTTAAGAGTAGAAAAAGGTGAGGTGACCTGTTAGGATTTATAATTTGGTTTATATTTGGTTTTGTCTgatttgttataaaataattttagttttaaactgatttaatttattaataaatcatGTTCAAGTTCACAAAATAATCTAATAAATCTgttaaatttgtgttaaaatataaataaatataaaaataattttttataattaaaataattattaaaaaatttaaatttgttatactttattataaatattcttttatattttaaatactttaaaaatttaaatattattataaaaattgaatttagtaTATtgcatataaatatttaaaaaaatatttttttaatattttttattttggtaaaaattatatatatcaagTATTTTATCAGATTTCAagtcaaattaaatttaacaacaGACTGAACTTAGTATttaatttgcttgatttcaTGGGCACATTTTTATGTAAATTTATTACTACTTGCAGTTTGATCGTTAATTATGATGAAGTTCTtgaataatctaaattaaatgaTTTATATGATATAGTGCATGACATACATATGCAAAACCTTAAACAAATGACATGATTGTTATGCGAATTAGAATGTTTACTTTTCGATGTGACCAGTTCTAACTTCGCATTCTTCTggaatttatatatatacttatgaCCAGTTCTAATGTCTATTTAAATCAGTGTTTCTGTGTAATACACATCACCACATAATAAATCGAAAATAATGAtgtattcaaatattttctaCCTCCCGAAAAATAGTAggtaaatattaattaatgtgttggaaaaatttgataaatatagaaaaattcAACAGAACTGAGGTGATCTGATTAGCATTGTGTCCAGCAGGGTGTCTGCGGATCAGATCAGATCGAATCTAATATCCGCAGTTTTTAAGGTtagatccgatccgatccgcatatttgcggatcggatcggatcggatatcaaatatatccgcaaaatacaaaaatatttttaaaagcttatttttattaaaaaaatatcaataaaattcattttttctattcttttaaatatgtttacttttaaaataatattaaacatactttttcttaaatattaaaaaataatacaacatatatgataattattagttgaaataaaacataaaaagattatttacttatttatttctttatttttgcggaTACGCAGATATGCAAATCGGATATGCGGATACCGACACAAAATCCGCAATCCGATCCGATTAATGTGCGGATCCGATCCGATTCGATCCGATCCGAAAGCCTTACAAATCGGATCAGATTGGATTCGGATAAATACTGCGAATATGCGGATCAAATCCGATCCATGAATACCCCTAGACTCCAGCTATCATATcaaatctatttattttattttgaaaaacagaaaagagaattgaatatagGCTATAATGGTCATTATCTAACACGAAATAATGGACCACAGCTATTATAATTTGCAATCT
This sequence is a window from Arachis duranensis cultivar V14167 chromosome 2, aradu.V14167.gnm2.J7QH, whole genome shotgun sequence. Protein-coding genes within it:
- the LOC107476012 gene encoding nuclear pore complex protein NUP35 isoform X2; amino-acid sequence: MSTTVHKTPKSGRQTLFFQDLASPVSARRGKFSSPGQAAAVSALWRENFGGSDLPPPPVFTLEDRSDFSPESGLPDYQISPESKSNIRTPVQASNREFSTPLKSKSEASTSYVLRGVQQSQQSSPGLSWWSPTTAKSAGEQDEKGRSSPVEGVVQPGALITLPPQLEVARPEVQRNSLPAGNLNEEEWVTVYGFSPGDTNLVLREFEKCGEILKHVPGPRDANWMHILYQNRSDSQKALNKNGVQLNGVLIVGVKPLDPMQRQALDERLNHQGFMPLPLPSARNSESSTLKASSRPYYLQNGNSSARQTGGAIASPTKSLVSKIMDLMFGV
- the LOC107476012 gene encoding nuclear pore complex protein NUP35 isoform X1 — encoded protein: MSTTVHKTPKSGRQTLFFQDLASPVSARRGKFSSPGQAAAVSALWRENFGGSDLPPPPVFTLEDRSDFSPESGLPDYQISPESKSNIRTPVQASNREFSTPLKSKSEASTSYVLRGVQQSQQSSPGLSWWSPTTAKSAGEQDEKGRSSPVEGVVQPGALITLPPQLEVARPEVQRNSLPAGNLNEEEWVTVYGSSCRFSPGDTNLVLREFEKCGEILKHVPGPRDANWMHILYQNRSDSQKALNKNGVQLNGVLIVGVKPLDPMQRQALDERLNHQGFMPLPLPSARNSESSTLKASSRPYYLQNGNSSARQTGGAIASPTKSLVSKIMDLMFGV